From a region of the Triticum aestivum cultivar Chinese Spring chromosome 7D, IWGSC CS RefSeq v2.1, whole genome shotgun sequence genome:
- the LOC543392 gene encoding protein HEADING DATE 3A — protein MAGRDRDPLVVGRVVGDVLDPFIRTTNLRVTFGNRTVSNGCELKPSMVAQQPRVEVGGNEMRTFYTLVMVDPDAPSPSDPNLREYLHWLVTDIPGTTGASFGQEVMCYESPRPTMGIHRFVLVLFQQLGRQTVYAPGWRQNFNTRDFAELYNLGPPVAAVYFNCQREAGSGGRRMYN, from the exons ATGGCCGGGAGGGACAGAGACCCGCTGGTGGTTGGCAGGGTTGTGGGGGACGTGCTGGACCCCTTCATCCGGACCACCAACCTCAGGGTGACCTTCGGGAACAGGACCGTGTCCAACGGCTGCGAGCTCAAGCCGTCCATGGTCGCCCAGCAGCCCAGGGTTGAGGTGGGCGGCAATGAGATGAGGACCTTCTACACACTC GTGATGGTAGACCCAGATGCTCCAAGTCCAAGCGATCCCAACCTTAGGGAGTATCTCCACTG GCTTGTGACAGATATCCCCGGTACAACTGGTGCATCCTTCGGGCAGGAGGTGATGTGCTACGAGAGCCCTCGTCCGACCATGGGGATCCATCGCTTCGTGCTCGTGCTCTTCCAGCAGCTCGGCCGGCAGACCGTGTACGCTCCCGGGTGGCGCCAGAACTTCAACACCAGGGACTTCGCCGAGCTCTACAACCTCGGCCCGCCTGTCGCCGCCGTCTACTTCAACTGCCAGCGTGAGGCCGGCTCCGGCGGCAGGAGGATGTACAATTGA